The following proteins are encoded in a genomic region of Buchnera aphidicola (Aphis nerii):
- the rplW gene encoding 50S ribosomal protein L23: MIFEERLLKILLSPHISEKSSILTEKYNTVVLKVLKDSTKHEIKYAVEKLFNIRVDSVKTVRIKGKNKRQSNRIIFRSDWKKAYVKVKKGQNLDFISNIE, translated from the coding sequence ATGATTTTTGAAGAACGTTTATTGAAAATATTACTCTCTCCACATATTTCCGAAAAATCATCTATATTAACAGAAAAATATAATACTGTTGTTTTAAAAGTTTTGAAAGATTCCACTAAACATGAAATTAAATATGCTGTAGAAAAATTATTTAATATACGAGTTGATAGTGTAAAAACAGTACGCATTAAAGGAAAAAACAAACGTCAATCTAATCGGATTATTTTTCGAAGTGATTGGAAAAAAGCATATGTTAAAGTCAAAAAAGGTCAAAATTTAGATTTTATAAGTAATATAGAGTAG